Proteins encoded by one window of Flavobacterium sp. N502540:
- a CDS encoding protease complex subunit PrcB family protein codes for MKKVISILVILVLVSCGVKKSSDGTSKILYEVLTEQSDGGGNIKFFEILTEPNEIKMLENDPHLKAKMKQDDIGNSNYVILNMGEKNTGGYSIGVEKVEETDKNIIITVKENNPAADAMVMQVITYPYTVIKVHSKKEIIVK; via the coding sequence ATGAAAAAAGTAATTTCGATACTGGTGATTCTGGTTTTAGTTTCTTGCGGGGTTAAGAAAAGTTCTGATGGAACCTCTAAAATTTTGTATGAAGTTCTCACAGAACAATCTGACGGAGGAGGAAATATTAAATTTTTTGAAATTCTGACGGAACCGAACGAAATTAAAATGCTGGAAAATGACCCCCATTTGAAAGCAAAAATGAAACAGGACGATATCGGTAATTCAAATTATGTAATTCTGAATATGGGAGAAAAGAATACCGGTGGTTATTCTATTGGTGTTGAAAAAGTAGAAGAAACAGATAAAAATATTATCATCACCGTTAAAGAAAATAATCCCGCTGCAGATGCTATGGTAATGCAGGTTATTACCTATCCGTACACTGTAATCAAAGTACATTCTAAAAAAGAGATTATTGTGAAATAA